In Rhodococcus qingshengii JCM 15477, the sequence ATGTCACCCCCGACGAACATGCCGAATTGTTCTGGGGGCTACGCGGCGGCAAGGCCACACTGGGCATTGTCACAGCCATCGAGATCGACCTACTACCTGTCACCCACTTCTACGGCGGTGCACTCTATTTCGACGGCGCAGATGCAAGCGCGGTCGCGCACGCCTGGCTGGACTGGGGCGCCGACCTGCCTGAGCACAGCTCGACCTCTCTTGCCTTTCTGCAACTTCCACCCCTTCCACAGGTTCCGCCGCCGCTGGCCGGCAGGCTCACCGTCGCGGTCAGATTCGCAAGTCTTGCCGAGGAATCCGATGCCAAGTCACTGATCGACCGAATCCGTTCAATCGCAACACCCTTGATCGACGCAGTCGGTGTGCTGCCTTATGCCGCCCTCGGGGCAGTGCACGCCGATCCCGTCGACCCGATGCCGACGCACGAATCCACGGCATTGACCAACGAGCTGTCACACGAGGCCGTCGACGCACTGCTCGCCGCTGCCGGCCCCGGATCCGGTTCACCCCAAACCGTCGTCGAATTACGTCTCCTCGGGGGCGCCCTCGCACGGGAACCTGAGCACCGCAGCGCCTTCTGCCATCGTGACGCTGCCTTCTCGCTGTTCACCGTCGGAGTTCTTGCCCCACCGATGGTCGACGCGGTAGTCCCGCACGCCGAGACTCTCGGACGAACGATGGCGCCATGGACGAACGGGCATGCACTGCCCAACTTCGCGCCGAGCGTCGACCCGGAGAAGATCGCCCGCACCTACGACGAGGACACCGCTCACTGGCTGAGCGCTTTGGCGGACACGCATGATCCACAGGGAGTTCTGGCCGTCGGTCAGGTCATGCGCCGGATCTCCTGAACTTCGCCAACTCTCGCAACCGGACCAGATCCCAGGCGTGCCGGGGGCGACGGATACCCGGTCGATCTCGGGGGACTCTGACCCTCAGCGCCTGCGGACTGACCGTGCATCTGACCGGAGTTGGCATCACCAGCGCCTCGCCGTCGACGCCGACCGGAATCTCGTCGGTGTCGGCGTCGACGATCACCTCGAATCCGGTGCCCTGAGCCAGACCGTGTTGATGCGCCCGATGGAGCAACCC encodes:
- a CDS encoding FAD-binding oxidoreductase; protein product: MNLQTPTLDAAVESLRAEVTGSVSLPGETGYELAIPWNAAVPVAPGAVVAVESAQDIAATVRFAAKLGLRVGVQRTGHGAVPLGSDVLLVHTGRLTECVVDPENRTARIGAGLIWQDVIDAAAPHGLAPLAGSSPTVGVAGFLTGAGIGPLVRTYGLSSDHVRSFDIVTGSGELIHVTPDEHAELFWGLRGGKATLGIVTAIEIDLLPVTHFYGGALYFDGADASAVAHAWLDWGADLPEHSSTSLAFLQLPPLPQVPPPLAGRLTVAVRFASLAEESDAKSLIDRIRSIATPLIDAVGVLPYAALGAVHADPVDPMPTHESTALTNELSHEAVDALLAAAGPGSGSPQTVVELRLLGGALAREPEHRSAFCHRDAAFSLFTVGVLAPPMVDAVVPHAETLGRTMAPWTNGHALPNFAPSVDPEKIARTYDEDTAHWLSALADTHDPQGVLAVGQVMRRIS